The genomic DNA AGCCATGTCAAGGTTGAAGGTgaatttggacaaaagtgagatcATTCCAATGGGGAGAGTGAAGAATGTAGAGGATTTGGCTCTTGAGTTTGGTTGCAAGGTTAGCACGTTTCCATCTTcttacttgggtcttcctttcGATGCTCGTTTCAAGGAGGTGGCAATTTGGGACAGGGTTGAGGAAAGGCTGAGGAAGAGACTTTCCATTTGGAAAAGGCAGTATATCTCCAAAAATGGTAGACTGAATTTGATCCAGAGCACTTTGTCCAGTATGTCTATCTACTATATATCCCTATTTTATATGCCAAGGAGTGTGAGGTTGATGAGATTGGAGCGGATCCAAAAGGGTTTTCTTTGGGGTAGTGGGGCCCTAGAGAAGAAAGCCTCATTTAGTAGATTGGTCTATTGTTTGCTCAGATAAACAAAAGGGTGGTTTGGGTGTGAGGAATTTGGCGTTGTTGAATAAGGCTCTCTTATGTAAGTGGAGATGGCGTTTTACGGTGGAGAGGGAGGCTTTGTGAAAGCAAGTTATTTGtgggaagtatggggaagaagaggGCGGATGGAGGTCATGTGTTGTGAGAGGTAGTTTTGGGGTTGGTCTATGGAAAGCGATTAGGAGAGTTTAGGATGTGATAGGCGACAATATGGTTTATTCTGTGGGGAATGGTAGGAGGGTTAGattttggaaagacaagtgATGTGGAGACGATCCTTTGTGTATTTCTTTTCCCTCCTTATTTGCTATATCCTTggctaaggaggcttgggtgaaGGATGTGTGGAGCCATTCTGGAAGGGGAGAGTGGGCTCCTAGGTTCTCTAAGCGACTTAATCATTGGGAATTGGGAAGTGTTCGAGGTGGAGCGATTTCTCTTAAGGCTGCAAGGGAGGAGGGCTTATAGTGATGTGGAAGATCAAGTAGTTTGGACAAAGGCAAAAGACAGAAGTTTTTCTATCAAGTCTCTCTACAAGGCTTTGGAACCGGAAAGATTAGGGGATTTTCCTACAAGAGTTATTTGGAACTCTTTGGTGCCTCCGagggtgagtttttttgcttgggaggacGTGGAAATAGGTCTTAACCTTGGATCGTATTCAGAGGAAAGGATTCCCTTTGGctaatagatgttatttgtgtCTTTCAAAGGAAACGTCTATTGATCACATCCTCTTGCATTATGAGCTGGCAAGAAGTTTATGGAACttacttttttccctttttggggtTTCATGGGTGGCCCCTTATTCAGTTAGAGAGGCGTTATTGGGGTGGCTTGGGCCTTGTGTGGAAAAGGAGAGGAAGAAAATGTGATTTTCAGCTCCTTTGTGTCTTTTTTAGAttgtttggaaagaaagaatcAGTAGGGCTTTTGAAAATAAGGGGCATTCGATTCAAGGGTGTAAATCGTTTTTCCTTTCTAACCTTTGGGCGTGGActaaggggttttttttttactctggCCCCCCTTCCTTTGTGGATTTTGTGAATTGGTTAGGCTCTGTTTAAGGggttcctttttctctctcttgtaTACTACCTGTATACTTTGGGGCGTGTCCTTGAtgtgcctttttctttttaatatattgttttttattcatcaaaaaaacATAATCTCATCACTCTTTTATTGAATACTTTTTGtaaatgtttggaatcttaaattttttattgattggattagattttgaatcatacTTTGCAAAATTGATATGCATCTCAAGTCACGTTTCACTTCATTCAAGCACAtgtcttctgttttttttttttttttttttttctttttgatagataaacccACAGAAAATATATTAGATAAAGGGTGTTTAAAAGGCaacccaaagcatacagggatGTCTTCTGTTGTACCTTACACCTAAGCTGTAATAAGAGAATTTTGCCCCTTAGGTGCGCCTtgcgccttttaaaactatgaccACAACCACATTCTAATTACTTAAGCACAACCATTCAATGAAGTCTATCAAGGATGGAGAACCAGTTTGAACACCACCTTGCAGAAACCCTCGAGATGACTAGTATAGGTTACAAACAAGGGAATCCTTAAATGATTGGTCTGAGTACAGCTTTGAAAATTGAACTGGCATGCATACATTACCACCCACAACCACGTTCAAAACTgaacttttcttttattctttttcatagGCAAAAAGAATTCATTATAAGAGCCTAACAAAGGAGGCCTGCACAAGTACACTGGATGTATACAAAGAtttctttaattctatttaaagaCACTAGAGAATGTACAAGTGGCTGCCTCACTTCAATGAACAGAAATTTCTTATAAGTTCAACAATTACAAGAAGCTAATTTGTTGGCAATAGTAATGGTGTGTAAAAACACAATAACAACATTGTCATTAGAGCAAGGTTAACACCCTTGTGTCAATTGACATAAGCAATGCAAAATTTAAATAGGTTTGACAAACTTCATTAGACAAGAGGAAACTCTAGGCAGCCTGAAAATATCGGTCGTTCACATCTATCAAGTACCATACCATAGGTGCACAAATCAGATCGTGaccatgacttttttttttttaaaaaaaaaaaaaaggtgaacaAGGCACCACTATAATATTTTCCTATTCATAATGCTGCCAACTCTCAAATTTTGCAACCATTAAGAAGTTCTTATGTAACAAGGGagagaataatattttaacattaaaattaatgTAGAAGAGACGTTTTTGCAATTGTCAAATGACATCAAAAAGCTGaacatcaaaaattaaatttgaaaaaacagcTCCTTGGTAggttccaaaaaaaattcatgttgttagacgaaaacaataaaatactgggaataaaaattacaaacaacAGAGTTTGGGCCAGCTTGACCCAGCTCTAACTCAAGGAGATCAGGTGGTAGGTACTCATTTAAGCCCAATGGCATGGGCTGACTTCTTGAAACACAGtgctgttaaaaaaaaaaatggttgtgcACCATCCCAGGTGGCTGAGGGTTTTGTCAAGTCTGGCAACCAACTGCCAAGAATGGCAAAACCTGAGAATATCATCTGCAGGGTGATCTTTTATTCCATAGCTCCCTATCATAAGATAATTCTAAACAAACACGGTAGGAGAGACAATCACAAATATGGTAGACTGAACCCCACAATGAATTATATTCagtttaaataaacaaaacaaaattgaacaCACAGgacattttaatttatcattttcctACATAACTCCAGAAAGGATGACGAATTAGAAGAGTAATAATAGGTTGTTCCCTCCCTCTTCTCTGTAATGaagttgaaaatattaagaatctGGAAATATAAATTAAGCTGTTACTAGAAGATAATTGAGCAACTAGTCAAGTAGTCAAAGAACAACTTCTCAACTTGTTCAcaatttccaaatctttataGAATTATCACTTTCTTCCTCTTTGTCTCGGAACATCAACTTTTGTCACAACCTCATGGATTTGGAAATTGAGTGTCTTGAAAGACTTAGGTCTTCACTCACCCTAGTGCACTTGTCTCATTTTGTCCTAGATACAGGGACTTGGTCTCTTTCCTCTTCAGGTCTATTCTCggtaaaatctttctttttggcCTTGTCCAAGTTATCAAATCCAAGTCCTTTCTTTCTAaccaattttgtttggaaatcagAAGTCCCATCTAAGGTCACAGCTTTCGCATGGATAGTGGCGCATAAGAAGGTGAGCATCAATGACATgttacaattgagaagaccttacaaatCCATTAGCCCTAATTGGTACATCTTATGTATAGGGAATGGAGAATTGACTAATTATCTTTTTTTACATTGCTCAACAACTCTGGGGTTACAGCACAAGTCATTCAACATAACCAAGATGGTTTGGGTTCCAGCCAATAGCATTCGCAATATCTTGCCCATCACTTTAAGAGGATTTGGGAGTTCCACTAGAGGCAAGACCCTTTAGCCAATTGCTTGCCTCACTTTGCCTTGGATTGTGAGGCAAGAGAAATGCTAGGATTGTTTAGGAAAAGTGGAGGATGGTAGAGACTTTGTGGGATCTACGTTACTTTTATTCCTCCTTATggacttcttgtaccactgtgtTTAAAAGAATTCCTctcaatgttattcaacttaATTGGCATTTGGTTTATAATTAAAAAGGGGTAGACAACAATGAGAGGAGCTTGTTCGGTCTTGATTTATAGTCATAATTGGACTAATTTTTGTATAGGTTTCCATGTATGGTGGAGGAGTTTGAGTCATATTCTGATTAGATCTTGTATTTTGTGGGGAGgatctctcatccttctcttgatCTATTTATCAATGTACAATATATCTCTGTttctgataaaataaataaataaacttagtAGCTTGGAAAACCACTTCACCAATGGCAATCACCTTACAGAGGCTAGAGTTGCTAGAAGTAAAATCTAGAGTAGATTGACACCAAACAATGTTCAAAGAAAATCTAGAATATTCACCACAAGAAGTCATTATATTGGATCAAAGTCTTGCCTTGGGACTTTTCACtatttctggttttttttttttttttatgagttcaGATCTTTATCACTATCCTAAGCAGCCTCATGAAATGTTATAATGAGGAAACAAGTATAGcacatgattaaaaatatacaGCTCCACATAATCATGAGAAGCTGCATATTTGTACAGGAATCATAGAAGataaatacaaatacaatatATTCAAACTGACCCAAAATGACCCAAAACACTCTTTTCGAGATTTAATAGAAATCAAGAAATACAGTAAGCTGAACAAGTTAAGGATCCCAGATTGATGTTACTTCAATGTATAACGGTCTAGAACtggtaaaaggaaataaaaatcaatgCATTACCTGTAATCGACCATCCTCTCCAGCACAAGAACAGAAAATGTCTCCTAAACATCCCATCAGCAAAGCCAGCAGATTCATTTCCTTCACAAGACGTGGAGTTAGAGTTGGCACTGTGAAAATCTGCACGGAAAATGTAGATAGTAGTGGATAATTCTTGAAAACAGCATCACTGCACCCTTTTATGGCTTCATTTACAAGAATTGGGTAATAACTCAGAAATACTTTTgcaaattcatatttaaatacaGGTTCCCCCAGCAATTTCAGAAGCAGTTCATGGAGTTTCCTTGTGACTCTTTTACTCAAGAACCTCTCCGCCCTCACCAGACTATCTAATAAACCATCTGATATAAACACCCTTTTTGAAATAAAACTGAGCAAACTTTCACTGTACTGACAGAACTCTGTAAGCATCTCAACCACCACAAATGTTAGCTCATTTGCAACCTTCTTGAATTCCCCAATGCGATCACTCCCTTTATGGTATTCCTGACATACATTTTCTGCAAACAATAGTTTGTTTTTCCAACAAACAAGTAGCGCATCCAGAACAGGTCCTACAGATTTAGCAAACTCCTCTGGCAGGGGCTGTATCTGTTCTGCACCTTTATGCTTTGAACAGAAGCCCTCACGTTTCCATGCAGTCACATCCCCACAATCACAACAGCCACCACCCGTATATATAACAGAATAATCATGGTCCTTGTGGTTTCCATTCTGGAAACAAGGGACACAAATTGCACATGTTGGGTCATGTTCACATGTTCGGCAGCGGTATGCTATATCATTATGGCCCCAAACAGACCCACAAACACCACGTTGACCAGTACTTATTTTGGCGAGTTTATTTAAGGCACTCAGTGGTTCACCATAGAACATCAACCACTGTAACAAACACATACTTTCACGGAATTGTTCTGTCATGGTTGGGCTCACCAAGTCTTCTTTAGAACTTGCTTTACATTCTTTATACGCCTCCACCACTTCCTCGTCAGTGGGTAAGATGGCAGATACCAGCTCTGGTACCCGAAATTTGTTCTCCTTGACATAAGCAACTAAACCAGGCTCAAGCCGCTCAAGATGCTCCTCAGGAACTCCTTGGAGACTAAGCCTCTGGAATAGAATTAAAATGCCTCATGTGAAGATCTACTTCCACAAATAACCCAGAGTTTATCATAAAACAAGACAATTAGACAACGGACTACATAATTCTCAGAACATAAAGATGCAACCATTGTTTAAAAACTGAAATCCAATGCACTggcctttttaaaaaaacaagagaCAATTTCTATGCATAATGTTGCAGAGGCCCCTTTTAAGTTTTCTGAGTTAAAAATCCTGTTTTAGCTTCTGCCTGTTTTTGGTGGAAATTTGTTCTAGGGAAAGATTTCCTCATTTCGTAGGTAAACAGAGACTTGTGATTCAAATAAACTAAGAGACCCAACAAACTCATAACAAGCTTCACAATAAAATCTTCATAccaaaaaagggggaaaatagaGTCCCcttagattaaaaaattaaaattaaaaaatcatgcaATTGGATAGGACAGAAAAGCAATGTAAACTGCAAATAGGAGCTGCAGAAAAACCAGTTTATATTTCACAATCTTGAGTTGGACTGCGACAACCATATTCAGAAACCAAATTACGATTTAACACTTGCTGAAACCCCAAAAGAGAACACCAACCCCGCTGTATCAAGGCTAATTCAAGTAGAAGTTTCCcaatctcataaaaaaaataaattaaaaaaatggatgatTTTGTAGCGTAAAGGATAAAAGGGAGAATAGAAAGTGAACCTGTACAATACGATAGCGAGGGGGGAGGGAATTGGATTCAGCAGGCGAATCAATGTCCATATCCATGCCGGACAAGTAACAGAGCAGCCAATCGGCGCAACAACAGTACCTGTATCCACAGCTTTCACTCCCCAGGTTTGCACTCTCAGATTTCAGAAACCCTAGTAGATCTTCTTCGACTCCCTCGTCACTTCTAATTAATATCTTTTCCGCTGTCTCCCTACCATCATACaacctccctctctctctctctctctccctctctttctctccttgAGGCGGTTCACCTACATTTATAGGTAGGATATATTACTTGCCGCTTCTGTgtcaatgtttttatttttatttttttaataataacaataataataataataataataataatttcaaagtttagtcattataatttataaatgaattttccatttttgataAACATTAAATGTGTGGTTATATAGAAAGGTGCGTTTTGGTGGGCTGGGCAGAGGCCCACTCCGACTCATCAGGCGGGTCAAACCAAAGACTAAAATGGCTGCGGATGAACCAAGTCCGGAATTTGATCAATGACAGGGCCTTGTCAATGAGAGAGATACTGCATTCTGGGTGATTGTGAAATTACGATCGAGAATTGCATTATGGAAATTGACTACTGGATATCTTGCATTTATTTCAGATAAAAATGGTCACGATGCACCGACATCGAGTTCTACTCTCATGTGCACTTTGTTGCATTGCATTAATTTCTTCTTCTACAACCCTCGCGCATCTTATATTTGTCTTGTTCATTGTAAGTGCATGCATCCATTTAGTTTACAAAAAATAGCGATAATCTTGAATCTTGGAGTAATGGAAGACCCGACCCAAGCCCAACTCaattctatattatttatatatatcaaattgtCCCCAGCCAatgttttatattctaaaaCACTGACTATACGTCATCATAAACTTCTCAAAATTCCTACCTTTGCCTACACTTCCCAAAATTCTTAACTTTGACATTagattatgatatatttagaTCAAAATATTCTCCACTGGAAAAAGTAACCCCATATGTTATGTtggaaataataaatatgaccTCGGATCAAAATGGGTATAAAAAGTTTCATaaatattcttcttattttgcaaaaataaaaggttatttttacaaaatggGATATCACAACCCTGCGTAAGAACTctatagttctaaaaaataatttttgataataaatttttaaaactattttattatgatgcttcatataataaaattttatttataaattaaaatatttttaatacttttaaatatattttaaaaaataatttttatatctaatattttatttttaattattctatatgtccatataattatttttaaaaataatcttaaaaactaatttctctaaaggttttttttaatgaaaaacaaaaagttattaTCTAAAACAGTTGCCATATATCTAAATTGAACCGTGTTtcaacttatatattttaaaatccattgATGGATCCATGAccgtaaaataaaatttcacaatTATGCCTTTATGTCAGTCCTTTGAGAGCAAAGAAAAAACGTTTGGAACGTTATTGCCTCGTTGGCATCTTTCCCTGAAGCACATCTTGGTTATGCATTTGACATTTAATCATTATGATTAACCTTTTTTTAGGATTTAAGCAGTCCTAGGAGAAACTTCACCCATTTTCTAATCATTACGTCCAATACCTAAAGTCGGAGGACATTGCCATCCTATtttgtatggaaaaaaaattcatacattCAGATAACAAAAAAGTTTCATTTACATAGAAATTTCAGTCGCTGCACCTTAGAATGAAGCCTATTTCCAAGTTCGAAAGAATTTGTTTCCAATTCTGAACACTTCACTGTTTACTGCAGTAGAAACACTCTTAAAAAAGACTAGCATACCGCAGCTCGAGGTTTCCACATAACCCAAATGACCCTAGAAATTCCTTTTTAACATTGGGCCCAATGGATGAAGCTTGCACCTGCTTTTTCTGGAAAAAGTCGGGGGCAGGGACTATAAAACATATTTGTGGAAACATGAATTTTGTCAACGAAATGTTTTGTGTTTCAAATGGATGGGTTTTTCTATTGGACTTTGAGGTTGAAAAAAGGAAAGCAGATACTATGGAAGATGCAAAAATTACACAGGCTAGAACTAGAACTTCAGTACTCTAGAAAGATCAGGTTCTTCACATCCCTCCATTCGAAGCTGCAGCAGTTCATTCACctccatgttattttttcatgtagCAGCTCTGAAATAACATCCAAAACAGGCTACTAAATGATAAATACAAGCATTCCAACACTACAAAATCCATAGCTTTCCCAATACTAGTATTTGCCAGTTCTGGTAATAACCTTGTTCACCCATGGATTATATAACCAGCATACCGACCCTTCCACCAACTCCAAAGCGGCAGGTCAAGAGGGTTGCCATAAAAAATTGGGGCGTAATTATCATCATGCTAAGAGGAGAGTGGAAAATTAGAACAGGACTAGATAATGCTACCCCAACATTCAGTCAGTCCAGGGGATAGTGACTATTACTCGACAACTATAATAGATTATCAGGGGAGAATGAACAAGTAACAAAGAGAAAGACGGagcaaaatgtaaaagaaaCAAGAGCAGCTGATCCAAACTAAGAGGATAGATTTGATGTGCTAACTGTAGACAACACACCTTCCTCACCGGCCATTTGGCTCGGCAAGCCTGGGTCTGCATCCCATCTGCTCAATAAATTTCGTAAGGCGCAAGTGCTTTGCACTCCACTGCTCAGCCAACTTCTGCTCCTTGGATTCTGCATCCCTCCTCAGTCCTGCTAACTGTTCCCTGTATTCAGCCTCAATCCTATCCAGTGTAGCCTTCTGTTCTTCCCTAAGAGCCTTCACCTTTGATTCtatctcttccattttttccctCCTTCGGCATGCTTTCTCCGATTCCAGTTGCTGCTCAACCCTTCTTAACCTCCAGGCTGCCTCCTTCTTATGTGCTGCCCAAGCTCGGTGCCCTTCTTCCAACTCCCTGCAGCACTCCACTAGCTCTGAAATCAGTAAGTTCTCTCCAGACGTGGGGACTGCCCCATGGGGTGGCAAGTTGCCCAAAACAAGCGGGGTGGCGTCTGGCCCTCTCTCTGGCTGCAGCCATGGAATTGTGGGTGAGGTTGCAACTGTTGAGGGACAGAGACTTAAGGTCACAGAAGGGGAGGGTGGCCTAACAGTGGAGGTGCAGTTGGAATTGGAAAGCCAAGGAGGAAGTAGAGTTGGTGGGGGAGGAGCAGGTGGATCAGGATGAAGAAAGTTTCCATTAGAAGTAGCCATCAGAAATGCTGGGGCAGGACGCTCTTTCACTAACTTCTCTGCAAAAGTCTCTAGAATCCGATCGTACTTGCCCTCCTCAATGGGGTCCACAACCTTGTTGTTCTCTTTCTGCTCTCTCTGCTGCTTCTCTTTGAACACTTCCCACCACTTCCCCAATCTCTTAGCAGTACGTCCAGGGACTTCAGCTGcaattttcttccatttgttGCCGTGTTTGGCCTGAAGACGAATTACAAGACGTTGCTCCTCTTCAGTGAGGGATCCTTTCTTGATTCCAGGTCTGAGGTAATTCTTCCACCTTTCTAGGCAAGATTTGGCATCCCTATCAAGGGGCGTGTTCATACGCTGTGACACAAGGTTCCATTCCCTCGGGCCATATTGTCTCACATAAGCACGTAATAGAGCGTCCTCTTCAGCCCTCCAACGCTGCCTCTCCTTCATTTCCAGATGCAAATGCCACTGCCCATTGCCTCAATTTCAAACTCTTCATAATGTATCTGAAAATTTTACAAGGGAGTAAGATATTAATCTGCTCAAATTGTGAAAAgttaatattgttaaatataaattatccAAAGGGTTGACACTTTACTAGCATGGAAACGAAACACATAAAGCAGTGGAAAATATCAAATGGCAGGGGAAGCTTAAATGGTAATGATAAAGCTAAAACCCAACTAAACTGCACCGAAAAATGAACATCTTTTCAAGAATAAGGTAAAAGACAACTAAAACTCAAAAACCTTCAGCAGCAGCATCTCGTGTTACCCTAGCCCAACCAGcctcaaaatcatcttttcataTATAgacacaaattaaaaaaaaaaaactgtctTATCAGGAGGAATACGTTGGGGTTACAGATTATTCTTGTAATAGAGGAATTCGGACAGTTTTAAGCAATTCTATAGATTTCTAGTCATTTCAATATTTCCTCCAGCATAACTAACACTgaacaagcaaaaaaaaagtCAGGTGATCACCTACTGTACCACAAGTGAGGTGGTACCCAAGTATGACAAGGAATAGGGGATTTAACAACTCAACTGCTAAGTTTGATTGGATTTTATCAAATGCTATCAATAAATTCGGTATAGACTAAAGAAGGGACTCTGATTTTAAAGTCAGCAAAATTCATTACCCACAAGAGAAAATGTCACTTCTTTAGTTTTAACTGACAATCCAATACCACTACTATTGAATCCGCATCAAAAACCAGTAAAGCAAAATTAGAGTGCACAAAATGGTTTAAAGTATAAAACAACcaacaaatcaaaattaaagtgCATACAACGGTTTTAAATATAAACTTGCCATGATACAGGCACTATAAGTCAGAAACTAGGACAATTGGGTACTATTTACGATATACGCAGCCTGTTACAGGAAAAACACTgcacataaaaatattttttttttttttttttgaaaaaaaaaaggcccgAAAATAAGAAACCAACATAGAGCAGACATTTAATGGCTGAATAAGACACTACAGTTAGATTGTGCTATGCACCAGTAAGCGGTGCATTAGCAATCAATAGGATGCTCCCGAATTGGGTGACAACAATACACATTACTAACAACAAGACATCATCTAGCACTCAGAAATTTTGTATGTATTAGATCTGTACCAACTCAACCTGGCCATTAGACCCATGGAGACTGACCAAAGTGCCCACCAGAAACTCCAATAGCATGTTTAAAGCAAAACTTGATACATAAACGGGCAATTTTTTCTCCAAGAGCAAGATTCAATAACCATTATTTCAGTTTTATTAGTTTCAGCATCTGTTGAATTAAAATGGGgatatatttttacaaaagttGATCATTTTTGCACTCTTAGGTTGCCGACAGAAcagggaaaacaaaaacaaaaacaaaagaaaatttttgagGCCTATATTTTCTGCTTCTTGAACTCAACTCAACTGAACCACAAAGTATAACAAATCTTAGTGAACCGAGTTTCGCTTTCACAGTTGCTATACTAAGGACTAAGGAGACATAGCTTCAAAGcgtcaatttattttctttttcagctACCAATCGAAGCATCAGGACAACAAGACCGATGAATGAAACCGCAGTAAGGccaaaacaaaatctaaaaaaatcgTAGATTGCAAAATTAAAGTCTTCAGTGACACATTGTTCAGTATGCAAAATCGAAATCAGTGCAAAACCAATTGAAAAAGAAGTACGAACCGAAGATCAGAGAGAGAGGGCTAGACGGCGGAGGTTCTTCTTCGACGCATCTCCTGCTTCAGTAGGCTGAAACCAAAGGGAATCAGAATCAAAAGGACAATGGGTGAAGAATGAAACCCTAGAGCGAGAGGGAGAGAAGGGAGAAGCTAGTTAGAGAGAGGAGGGGAAATGTGAGAgcttcaaaaagaagaaaagaatggaGATTAGACTAGAGAGAGGGAGGTGACAGGGGCGAAAAAGGAGGGCACGCGAATGGGAGGAGAAAAGGCAGGTCGAGATTCAAGGTCCGTGATGACGTATTTTAGGGAATGTGCTATCGTAAGCTCCCCCCCTTCTGCTTCCAGCCCGCAAGCCCTTTTACCGAGTGTGGGAaagaaagagggagagagaaacCGCACCAGCAGAATGGCAGCACaggaagagagaggaggaggaggagagacAGGGAGAGTGTCTTTACATTAATGGGAAATGGCGTACGCTCGATTTCAGCGCTTAAAATGCGCCACCTTCCGTCATTTCGCGGTTTCAGTTGGCCCTTTTACTCTCTCAGAGTATCGCGGGCGTGAGTAAATATACACTCGACTAACTCCGTTGCTTGGAACATCTACAATCAAAATGGCTGTGACTTTGGGCAAACGACGGTCGAATCTCGTCCACGAGTGAATCCGAAATACAACCGTTCAAAGTTTGATTGTTTGGATGTAGGTGTGGGCGCGTCATTTAAGCGCTTTTATTTGATGCCGCCGGGGTAATGAGATGAGTCCTGCACGTGGCGGTACTGGGTTAGCCAGTTCTGAGTCTTCTGACAAAGTAGAGACCACCGTGGTCCCCTAGACCTCTTCGCATTGGAGTTAAAATGTTGAGGTACATGGACCACCACAATCACATAcaagtttaaattaaattactttttaaattctcggataaaattaatttggtcACAATCTAAAagttcattttcaaaatcaaagccGGCCAACTTTCGAAAGATTCAAATAATTGGAGCTTTTCTGGAAAGGTTAGACAAATGATCATACGGGCAATTTGATTACGGTTTACAAAGCCAACAAATATAAAggtataatttaaattattttataataatttactaGATG from Vitis riparia cultivar Riparia Gloire de Montpellier isolate 1030 chromosome 8, EGFV_Vit.rip_1.0, whole genome shotgun sequence includes the following:
- the LOC117920730 gene encoding transcription factor AS1, with the protein product MKERQRWRAEEDALLRAYVRQYGPREWNLVSQRMNTPLDRDAKSCLERWKNYLRPGIKKGSLTEEEQRLVIRLQAKHGNKWKKIAAEVPGRTAKRLGKWWEVFKEKQQREQKENNKVVDPIEEGKYDRILETFAEKLVKERPAPAFLMATSNGNFLHPDPPAPPPPTLLPPWLSNSNCTSTVRPPSPSVTLSLCPSTVATSPTIPWLQPERGPDATPLVLGNLPPHGAVPTSGENLLISELVECCRELEEGHRAWAAHKKEAAWRLRRVEQQLESEKACRRREKMEEIESKVKALREEQKATLDRIEAEYREQLAGLRRDAESKEQKLAEQWSAKHLRLTKFIEQMGCRPRLAEPNGR